Proteins encoded together in one Shumkonia mesophila window:
- a CDS encoding tripartite tricarboxylate transporter permease, producing MDVMLHAAELLLDKTVIITMILTAIFGLVVGSIPGLTASMAVALLIPLTFFMDPVPALAGIVSVAAMAIFAGDLPGALLRIPGTPASAAYADEAYAMTRKGQAELALGMGLICSAIGGLFGATVLIFGAPALAEIALEFSTYEYFWLACLGLTAAVVVARGDLVKGMASLLFGLILATIGLDPVSGLMRFTFDIETLAGGLGFIPVLIGLFAVSEVLRVVSRTTTESTVGSKQLGNVFHGLGREIWRLKAGIARGCTLGTIIGAIPGAGADIAAYVSYAVAKKFSKRPEKFGTGIIDGIASATAANNASIGGAFVPATVFGIPGDSLTAIVIGVLFMKGLTPGPTVFLQKPELIYAVFLSFFVANIMMVPFGFFAIKAFKQILRVPQTVLMPVILAFCVVGSFAVENAVFAVTVMLILGFIGYLMEENGFPLPPAILGLVLGPMLEEKFLTSMLKSRGDLMAFFERPVAGVLGVVTIAIWMSPVVVAVIRRVVAARRRATTQSDNTAA from the coding sequence ATGGATGTGATGCTCCACGCGGCCGAGCTCCTGCTCGACAAGACCGTCATCATCACCATGATCCTGACGGCGATCTTCGGGCTGGTCGTCGGGTCGATCCCCGGGCTGACGGCTTCGATGGCGGTCGCTCTTCTGATCCCGCTGACCTTTTTCATGGACCCGGTTCCGGCGTTGGCCGGGATCGTCAGCGTCGCGGCGATGGCCATCTTCGCCGGCGATCTGCCGGGCGCCCTGTTGCGCATTCCGGGCACGCCGGCCTCGGCCGCCTATGCGGACGAAGCCTACGCCATGACCCGCAAGGGGCAGGCGGAGCTGGCCCTGGGGATGGGGCTGATCTGCTCGGCCATTGGCGGCCTGTTCGGAGCCACGGTCCTCATCTTCGGCGCCCCTGCGCTGGCGGAGATCGCCCTCGAATTCAGCACCTACGAATATTTCTGGCTGGCCTGCCTCGGCCTGACCGCGGCCGTCGTCGTCGCCCGCGGCGATCTCGTCAAGGGCATGGCCTCGCTGCTGTTCGGCCTGATCCTGGCGACCATCGGGTTGGATCCGGTCTCGGGCCTTATGCGGTTTACCTTCGATATCGAGACGCTGGCCGGCGGGCTCGGATTCATCCCCGTCCTCATCGGCCTGTTCGCCGTGTCCGAGGTCCTGCGGGTGGTCAGCCGCACGACCACCGAGAGCACCGTCGGCAGCAAGCAGTTGGGGAACGTGTTTCACGGGCTCGGCCGCGAGATCTGGCGCCTCAAGGCGGGAATCGCCCGTGGCTGCACCCTGGGCACCATCATCGGCGCCATTCCCGGGGCCGGCGCCGACATTGCCGCGTATGTCTCGTACGCGGTGGCCAAAAAGTTCTCGAAAAGGCCCGAGAAATTCGGAACCGGCATCATCGACGGCATCGCGTCGGCGACGGCGGCCAACAACGCCTCGATCGGCGGCGCCTTCGTGCCGGCGACGGTGTTCGGCATACCCGGCGATTCGCTGACCGCCATCGTCATCGGTGTCCTGTTCATGAAGGGGCTGACGCCAGGACCGACGGTCTTCCTTCAGAAGCCGGAACTGATCTACGCCGTATTCCTGTCGTTCTTCGTGGCCAACATCATGATGGTCCCGTTCGGCTTCTTCGCCATCAAGGCGTTCAAGCAGATCCTGAGAGTTCCGCAGACCGTCTTGATGCCCGTAATTTTGGCGTTTTGCGTGGTCGGCTCGTTCGCCGTCGAGAACGCAGTGTTCGCGGTGACGGTGATGCTGATCCTCGGCTTCATCGGCTATCTCATGGAGGAGAACGGCTTTCCGCTCCCCCCGGCTATCCTCGGCCTGGTGCTCGGCCCCATGCTGGAAGAGAAGTTCCTAACTTCCATGCTCAAGTCCAGGGGCGACTTGATGGCGTTCTTCGAACGGCCGGTGGCCGGAGTCCTGGGCGTCGTGACGATCGCGATCTGGATGTCGCCGGTGGTGGTGGCCGTCATTCGCCGGGTGGTCGCTGCCCGCCGCAGGGCGACGACCCAGTCTGACAACACGGCCGCCTAG
- a CDS encoding GntR family transcriptional regulator has protein sequence MNNLDQMPVKRSIWRGDVTSLAGKAYKALEEKIVMLELAPGEIYTEKDLAIIVGLGRTPVRDALLRLEHDQLLSVIPRQGIMILPLDFERDLLALDLRAVVERIVVERATRLATLIERKRLARMADEMEKAAEDKDVLAFTRLDDAFHDFIANCAQQPFAAKTLEPLHSLSRRAGTILFRQDFEREIVEASHTHYVLMRAIADGDLERADAAFDGLIERARRVTLELAESQSF, from the coding sequence ATGAACAATTTGGATCAGATGCCGGTGAAACGATCGATTTGGCGGGGCGACGTCACCAGCCTAGCCGGCAAGGCCTATAAGGCGCTCGAGGAAAAGATCGTGATGCTCGAACTAGCGCCCGGCGAGATCTATACCGAAAAGGATCTGGCCATCATAGTCGGGCTGGGGCGTACCCCCGTCCGCGACGCGCTACTTCGCCTCGAGCACGACCAGCTTCTCAGCGTCATTCCGCGCCAGGGCATCATGATCTTGCCGCTCGATTTCGAACGGGACCTCCTGGCTCTCGATCTCCGCGCCGTGGTCGAGCGCATCGTCGTCGAGCGCGCCACCCGGCTCGCCACGCTTATCGAGCGCAAGCGGCTGGCCCGCATGGCCGACGAAATGGAAAAGGCGGCCGAAGACAAAGACGTCCTGGCATTCACCCGTCTCGACGACGCCTTCCACGACTTCATCGCCAACTGCGCGCAGCAGCCCTTCGCAGCCAAGACGCTGGAGCCCCTGCATTCGCTTTCACGGCGCGCCGGCACCATCCTGTTCCGCCAGGACTTTGAGCGCGAGATCGTCGAGGCGTCGCACACCCACTACGTGCTGATGCGCGCTATCGCCGACGGCGACCTCGAACGCGCCGACGCCGCCTTTGACGGACTTATCGAGCGCGCCCGCCGCGTCACCCTGGAACTCGCCGAGTCCCAGAGTTTCTAA
- a CDS encoding tripartite tricarboxylate transporter TctB family protein, which translates to MKFNDAVLGLAILVFGAVIIYFSSEFHALRHISYGPSFFPTIIGAGLVFCGVLLLGRRVLAGGLRGPWIELGDWSRSPRHIVNMILIPASVIFYILASNSLGFFLSMIVVLSVQIGWFTRRPARGVLIAVFVTLLLQEFFQGFMSVPLPWGVLEPFAGALTWM; encoded by the coding sequence ATGAAATTCAACGACGCGGTCCTCGGCTTGGCCATCTTGGTGTTCGGAGCGGTCATCATCTATTTCTCCTCCGAATTCCACGCACTTAGGCACATCAGCTATGGACCCAGTTTCTTTCCGACGATCATTGGCGCGGGACTCGTCTTTTGCGGCGTCCTGCTTTTGGGGCGCCGCGTCCTTGCCGGCGGATTGCGTGGCCCGTGGATCGAGCTCGGCGACTGGAGTCGGTCGCCGCGCCACATCGTCAACATGATCCTGATACCCGCTTCCGTGATCTTCTACATCCTGGCGTCCAATTCTCTCGGCTTTTTCCTTTCGATGATCGTCGTGCTGAGCGTCCAGATCGGGTGGTTCACGCGCCGGCCGGCGCGCGGCGTCCTCATTGCCGTCTTCGTGACCCTGCTGTTGCAGGAGTTCTTCCAGGGATTCATGTCGGTGCCGCTTCCGTGGGGCGTGCTCGAACCGTTCGCGGGGGCTCTGACATGGATGTGA
- the dgoD gene encoding galactonate dehydratase, whose translation MKITGLKTYLVPPRWLFLKVETDEELAGWGEPVLEGHAETLAAKVAEFADFLIGRNPLHIEDIWQSLYRNGCYRGGPVLMSAISGIDMALWDIKGRYHQAPVHALLGGPVRDRIKTYCWIGGDRPAGLVAQARALLDRGFSAAKMNVCGELQIIDSHAKIDAIVRQLGELRDAVGSDMDLAFDFHGRVHAPMAKVLLHELEPIRPYFVEDPVVSTQIDAMADLARSTSIPLAVGERMHSRYAFKQVFETHAANIVNPDTAHVGGIGEMVRIGAWAEAYDVALAPHCPIGPIALAACLQVDAVCYNAFIQEQSLGIHYNEGNDLLDYVAAGQGFSYDAGYLGIPQRPGLGIEVNETVIEKMAGVGHRWRAPVWRHEDGSIAEW comes from the coding sequence ATGAAGATCACGGGGCTGAAGACCTATCTGGTGCCGCCGCGCTGGCTGTTCCTGAAGGTGGAGACAGACGAGGAGCTCGCCGGTTGGGGCGAACCGGTGCTGGAAGGCCACGCCGAGACCCTGGCCGCCAAGGTGGCGGAATTCGCCGACTTCCTGATCGGGCGCAATCCGCTGCACATCGAGGACATCTGGCAGTCGCTGTACCGCAACGGCTGCTATCGCGGCGGCCCGGTCCTGATGAGCGCCATCTCGGGCATCGACATGGCGCTGTGGGACATCAAGGGGCGATATCACCAAGCGCCGGTCCATGCGCTGCTGGGCGGTCCGGTGCGCGACAGGATCAAGACCTACTGCTGGATCGGCGGTGATCGGCCGGCCGGCCTGGTCGCCCAGGCACGGGCGCTGCTCGACCGGGGCTTCAGCGCGGCCAAGATGAATGTTTGCGGCGAACTGCAGATCATCGACAGCCACGCCAAAATTGACGCCATCGTCCGGCAGCTTGGCGAACTGCGCGATGCCGTCGGCTCCGACATGGACCTGGCCTTCGATTTCCACGGACGGGTCCATGCCCCCATGGCCAAGGTGCTGCTGCACGAGTTGGAGCCCATCCGCCCCTATTTCGTCGAGGATCCCGTGGTGTCCACACAGATCGACGCTATGGCCGATCTCGCCCGCTCGACGTCGATTCCGCTGGCCGTCGGCGAACGGATGCATTCGCGCTACGCCTTCAAGCAGGTGTTCGAAACGCACGCCGCCAACATCGTCAATCCCGACACCGCCCATGTCGGCGGTATCGGCGAAATGGTGCGCATCGGCGCATGGGCGGAAGCCTACGACGTCGCCCTGGCGCCGCACTGCCCGATCGGCCCCATCGCGCTTGCCGCGTGCCTCCAGGTCGACGCCGTCTGCTACAACGCGTTCATCCAGGAGCAGAGCCTCGGTATCCACTACAACGAAGGAAACGACCTGCTCGATTACGTGGCCGCCGGCCAGGGCTTTTCCTACGATGCTGGGTATCTCGGCATCCCGCAGCGGCCGGGCCTCGGCATCGAGGTAAACGAAACGGTGATCGAGAAGATGGCGGGCGTCGGCCATCGATGGCGGGCGCCGGTGTGGCGCCACGAGGACGGCTCGATTGCCGAATGGTAA
- a CDS encoding Bug family tripartite tricarboxylate transporter substrate binding protein, translating into MRKTKLLATVVTTVATVVCGSFGAQAAWPDRPVTIIVPAGAGGGTDATGRLLAAQLKDIFGQNFNVVNQGQGGGVIGITSIVQAAPDGYTIGVLYNYAHYKELGQADFEVSSFTPIAQYNFDPAGFQVKADSPFKNITQALDAIKADPAKYNIACGGGCGGSWPLAVATLMYDWGVDLGKVNMIPGKGAAAAIQELAAGGVDVVPCSIPEAGPLIQAGKVLSLAVFGDKRLDAFPDIPTLQEETGKALSLGAWRGVVGPAGLPQDIADKLGAAVKKIYDSKQFQDAMTSRGFGLKWRDSKDFKAFMVNETTNVKVVIKALGL; encoded by the coding sequence ATGCGAAAGACAAAATTGCTGGCAACCGTCGTGACCACTGTGGCGACGGTCGTCTGCGGCAGTTTCGGGGCCCAGGCCGCGTGGCCGGACCGGCCGGTGACCATCATCGTACCCGCTGGCGCCGGCGGCGGCACCGACGCCACCGGGCGCCTGCTGGCGGCGCAACTGAAGGACATCTTCGGGCAGAATTTCAACGTCGTGAACCAGGGGCAGGGCGGTGGTGTTATCGGCATCACCAGCATCGTCCAGGCTGCACCCGACGGATACACCATCGGCGTCCTTTACAACTATGCGCACTACAAGGAGTTGGGGCAGGCCGACTTCGAGGTTTCGAGCTTCACGCCGATCGCCCAGTACAACTTCGACCCCGCCGGCTTCCAGGTGAAGGCGGACTCGCCATTCAAGAACATCACCCAGGCGCTCGACGCGATCAAGGCCGACCCCGCGAAGTACAACATCGCGTGCGGCGGCGGGTGCGGCGGCTCGTGGCCGCTGGCTGTCGCGACACTGATGTATGACTGGGGCGTCGACCTCGGCAAGGTCAACATGATCCCCGGCAAGGGGGCCGCGGCCGCCATCCAGGAACTGGCCGCCGGTGGCGTCGACGTGGTTCCGTGCTCGATTCCCGAGGCCGGGCCGCTGATCCAGGCCGGCAAGGTGCTGAGCCTTGCGGTGTTCGGCGACAAGCGCCTGGACGCCTTCCCGGATATCCCGACCCTGCAGGAGGAAACCGGCAAGGCGCTCTCCCTGGGTGCTTGGCGTGGCGTGGTCGGACCAGCCGGCTTGCCGCAGGATATCGCCGACAAGCTCGGGGCTGCGGTCAAGAAGATCTACGACAGCAAGCAGTTCCAGGATGCCATGACGTCGCGCGGTTTCGGCCTCAAGTGGCGTGACAGCAAGGACTTCAAGGCGTTCATGGTCAACGAGACGACGAACGTGAAGGTGGTCATCAAGGCCCTCGGCCTTTAA
- a CDS encoding acetyl-CoA C-acetyltransferase: MTDVVIVGAARTAVGGFNGGLAALAAHELGALAIREALRRAGIGPAAVSEVVLGQVLTGSAGMNPARQAALAAGIPQERTAFCINQVCGSGLRAVALGTQAIRVGDAEVVVAGGQESMSRAPHAAHLRAATKMGDAAMVDTMIRDGLWDVFNDVHMGITAENVARQWGITRQEQDAFAAASQQKAEAAQKAGRFVDEIVPVTVKGRKGDTVINTDEHPRPDTTVETLAGLRPAFAKDGTVTAGNASGVNDGAAAVVLMERAAAERRGLRPLARIASWAVAGVDPAIMGTGPIPASREALRKAGWSVDELDLIEANEAFAAQAIAVNRDMGWDAGKVNVNGGAIALGHPIGASGARILVTLLYEMARRDAKKGLATLCIGGGMGIALCVDRD, translated from the coding sequence ATGACGGATGTGGTGATCGTCGGCGCGGCGCGGACGGCGGTAGGCGGATTCAACGGCGGGTTGGCGGCTCTGGCGGCGCATGAACTGGGGGCCCTGGCGATTCGCGAGGCCTTGCGGCGGGCGGGCATCGGCCCAGCGGCGGTATCCGAGGTCGTGCTGGGCCAGGTGCTGACCGGAAGCGCTGGCATGAATCCGGCCCGCCAGGCGGCGCTGGCGGCGGGAATTCCGCAGGAACGTACGGCTTTCTGCATCAACCAGGTGTGCGGCTCGGGCCTGCGCGCCGTGGCCTTGGGGACGCAAGCGATCCGGGTTGGCGACGCCGAGGTGGTGGTCGCCGGCGGTCAGGAAAGCATGAGCCGGGCACCCCATGCGGCGCATCTGCGGGCCGCCACCAAGATGGGGGATGCGGCGATGGTCGACACCATGATCCGCGACGGCCTGTGGGATGTCTTCAATGACGTCCACATGGGCATCACCGCCGAGAACGTCGCCCGCCAGTGGGGGATCACGCGTCAGGAGCAGGATGCCTTCGCCGCGGCCTCTCAGCAGAAGGCCGAGGCCGCCCAGAAGGCGGGACGTTTCGTCGATGAGATCGTGCCGGTGACGGTCAAGGGTCGCAAGGGCGACACCGTGATCAATACCGACGAGCATCCGCGGCCGGACACCACGGTCGAGACCCTGGCCGGCCTGCGGCCGGCCTTCGCCAAGGATGGGACGGTGACGGCCGGCAACGCCTCAGGGGTCAACGACGGGGCGGCGGCAGTGGTTCTGATGGAGCGGGCGGCGGCGGAACGCCGAGGCCTCAGGCCGTTGGCCCGCATCGCGTCCTGGGCGGTGGCCGGGGTCGACCCGGCGATCATGGGGACCGGCCCCATTCCGGCCAGCCGGGAAGCCCTCCGCAAGGCCGGCTGGTCCGTCGACGAACTCGATCTTATCGAGGCCAACGAGGCTTTCGCCGCCCAGGCCATCGCCGTCAACCGCGACATGGGCTGGGATGCCGGCAAGGTCAACGTCAACGGCGGCGCCATCGCCCTCGGCCATCCCATCGGCGCCTCGGGCGCCCGCATCCTGGTGACCCTGCTCTACGAGATGGCGCGCCGTGACGCCAAGAAAGGCCTGGCGACCCTTTGCATCGGCGGCGGCATGGGCATCGCCCTTTGCGTCGATCGTGATTGA
- a CDS encoding 2-hydroxyacid dehydrogenase — translation MKVILYGAPVVPFAGELPPRLTTDWEIVNVDDRTPRDAATAAFADADAVITVDYGREFPPAPKMKMVHVPGAGCDGILTDALPAGAALCNVHRHEEGVAEFAILAMLQCCVRYIAACQSFRNGSWERSSRFGAPPHAELSSKTVGIVGLGRIGRMVAKRCKAFGTRVVAAEYFDIAKPDEVDELYRFGEVAKVAAQSDFLVVCCALTDETRGMIDAAVFDAMPSSGVLINIARGPLVDEDALYEALSTGKIAAAAIDVWYQYPDTLNAGVRPSKYPFQDMANVYMTPHIAGWTQETVRRRWDFIAGNLDRVARGEEPENIVFRKPL, via the coding sequence ATGAAGGTAATCCTCTACGGTGCCCCCGTCGTACCTTTCGCCGGCGAGCTACCGCCGCGATTGACCACCGATTGGGAAATCGTCAACGTCGACGACCGGACCCCGCGCGATGCGGCGACGGCGGCCTTCGCCGATGCCGACGCCGTGATCACGGTCGATTATGGTCGCGAGTTTCCGCCGGCCCCGAAGATGAAGATGGTCCATGTTCCGGGTGCCGGGTGCGACGGAATCCTCACCGACGCCCTACCGGCCGGCGCGGCCTTGTGCAACGTCCATCGTCACGAGGAGGGGGTCGCCGAGTTCGCCATCCTGGCCATGCTGCAATGCTGCGTGCGCTATATCGCGGCGTGCCAGTCGTTCCGCAATGGAAGCTGGGAGCGCAGCAGCCGCTTCGGCGCGCCGCCCCACGCCGAGTTGAGCAGTAAGACCGTGGGCATCGTCGGCCTCGGGCGTATCGGCCGGATGGTGGCCAAGCGGTGCAAGGCGTTCGGAACGCGGGTTGTCGCGGCCGAATACTTCGACATCGCCAAGCCCGACGAGGTCGACGAGCTTTACCGGTTCGGCGAGGTCGCCAAGGTGGCGGCCCAAAGCGATTTCCTGGTCGTCTGTTGCGCCCTGACCGACGAGACCCGGGGCATGATCGACGCCGCCGTGTTCGACGCCATGCCGTCGAGCGGCGTGCTGATCAACATCGCACGCGGTCCCCTGGTCGACGAGGACGCCCTTTACGAGGCGCTGAGCACCGGCAAGATCGCCGCGGCGGCCATCGACGTCTGGTACCAGTACCCGGACACCCTGAACGCCGGTGTCCGGCCGTCGAAATACCCCTTTCAGGACATGGCCAACGTCTACATGACCCCGCACATCGCCGGATGGACCCAGGAAACCGTGCGACGTCGGTGGGACTTCATCGCCGGGAACCTCGACCGCGTGGCGCGCGGCGAGGAACCGGAAAACATCGTCTTCAGAAAGCCGCTTTAA
- a CDS encoding site-specific integrase — MISDEAILELVRNFYEHQLDIDHVSRIHGRQFPEFVEEQKLAIQNRDATIEQLQKDLADGCLDAVDANARYLLIRGGHVADGQEIDPNDEGFRELCHWLLRALLEATKRAKEKDQGIWDGKSTDDVFKGLESGGKSPAPRFLDSGMVSRSITEGEDTRDVEENEDDASRNAKRRAAMSPTQYVDLVIAEKQKVGIAADTANQYRYVMRVFEDLCSSMPISKYRTHHITYFRDQLLKLPIRAKELECDSLEKAITWNESQPRGKRRRTLSIRSITDKYLTYIRSVFGHAYRNHLIRENIAEDITVDAPRNYKKRLQKLNARQAFPTDSLKIIFRQPLFLGALSPYRLYTSGAHLDWTWRFWCPLFMLFAGVRPKELGQLETADVIERCGYPCLNITALSNTGTPHGATADYGKDDGGEEQDDDEIGKSAKTPASFREIPIHPFLQDLGFLDRVKASETAGERRVFPEWPPTDGKYSNTTNRFFNGKGKEHIGFLARIGVKTAKTPLYSLRHNFKQAMKKCGFQDSEMDLLMGHADPSVSAIYDSPEAYSLLIEKMKRLAYEGLDFDPIFKARSGNGC, encoded by the coding sequence GTGATTTCCGACGAAGCCATCTTGGAGCTCGTTCGCAATTTCTATGAACACCAGCTCGACATCGATCATGTCAGCCGCATTCACGGCAGGCAGTTTCCGGAATTCGTCGAAGAACAGAAACTCGCAATCCAGAACCGCGACGCGACGATCGAGCAACTTCAGAAGGACCTCGCTGATGGATGCCTCGACGCGGTTGATGCCAACGCCCGATATCTGCTGATCCGGGGCGGCCATGTCGCCGACGGCCAGGAGATCGACCCGAATGACGAAGGGTTTCGCGAGCTCTGCCACTGGTTGCTGCGGGCTCTCCTGGAAGCGACAAAAAGGGCAAAGGAGAAAGACCAGGGAATATGGGACGGCAAATCCACCGATGACGTGTTCAAGGGCCTGGAGTCAGGTGGAAAGTCCCCCGCTCCACGATTCCTCGACTCTGGCATGGTGTCGCGCAGCATCACGGAAGGTGAGGACACGCGCGACGTAGAAGAGAACGAAGACGACGCATCCCGCAACGCCAAAAGACGTGCCGCAATGTCGCCAACCCAATACGTCGACCTGGTCATCGCGGAAAAGCAGAAAGTTGGCATCGCGGCGGACACCGCGAATCAATATCGCTATGTCATGAGGGTGTTCGAAGACCTCTGTTCCTCCATGCCGATCTCCAAGTATAGGACCCACCACATCACATATTTTCGGGACCAGCTGCTGAAGCTCCCCATCCGTGCGAAAGAACTCGAATGCGACAGCCTCGAGAAAGCGATAACCTGGAATGAGTCACAACCGAGAGGGAAACGCCGCAGGACGCTGAGCATCCGCTCGATCACCGACAAGTACCTGACCTACATTCGGAGCGTGTTCGGGCACGCCTACCGAAACCACCTCATCCGCGAGAATATTGCCGAGGACATCACAGTCGATGCCCCGCGGAACTACAAGAAGCGGCTGCAAAAGCTCAACGCACGCCAAGCTTTTCCGACCGACAGCCTGAAGATCATTTTCAGGCAACCCCTGTTCCTGGGAGCCTTGTCGCCGTACCGCCTCTACACATCAGGCGCGCATCTCGACTGGACATGGCGATTCTGGTGCCCGCTCTTCATGCTGTTCGCGGGAGTCCGTCCCAAAGAACTCGGGCAACTGGAAACCGCCGATGTGATCGAACGGTGCGGCTACCCGTGCCTCAACATCACCGCGCTCAGCAATACGGGCACTCCCCATGGCGCAACTGCAGATTACGGGAAAGACGATGGGGGTGAAGAGCAGGATGATGACGAGATCGGAAAGAGTGCAAAGACACCAGCTTCATTTCGCGAAATACCGATCCATCCGTTTCTGCAAGACCTCGGATTTCTCGACCGCGTGAAGGCTTCAGAGACCGCCGGCGAACGCCGGGTCTTCCCAGAATGGCCGCCTACGGACGGAAAATACTCCAACACCACGAACCGGTTCTTTAACGGGAAAGGCAAAGAACACATCGGCTTTCTCGCACGCATCGGCGTGAAGACCGCCAAGACGCCGCTCTATTCATTGAGGCACAATTTCAAGCAAGCAATGAAGAAGTGCGGATTCCAGGACAGCGAAATGGATCTCCTGATGGGGCACGCCGACCCGAGCGTTTCGGCAATTTATGATTCCCCCGAAGCCTACAGCCTGTTGATCGAGAAGATGAAACGGCTTGCCTACGAGGGCCTGGACTTCGACCCGATCTTTAAGGCGCGCAGCGGGAACGGGTGCTGA
- a CDS encoding RraA family protein has product MSVSVTCCDDVDLFALMRRELYSAVIGDVMDKLGLFHQFLPPRIGPVRGDMILAGRAMPIVEVDVDPEAASDDDKPFGVMLEALDDLRPGEIYVAAGASPDYALWGELMATRAKHLGAAGALVDGYARDISGILVIDFPTFAIGAYAQDQGPRGKVVDFRVPVEIGGIRIEPGTLLFGDSEGVVAVPAAAEAEVIARAIEKARGERLVKKAIEDGMGAVEAFAKFGIM; this is encoded by the coding sequence ATGAGCGTGTCGGTGACCTGCTGCGACGACGTCGATCTCTTCGCCCTGATGCGGCGCGAGCTGTATTCGGCCGTCATCGGCGACGTGATGGACAAGCTGGGGCTCTTCCATCAATTCCTGCCGCCGCGGATCGGGCCGGTGCGCGGCGACATGATCCTGGCCGGCCGCGCGATGCCGATCGTCGAGGTCGATGTCGACCCCGAGGCCGCGAGCGACGACGACAAGCCTTTCGGGGTGATGCTGGAGGCGCTCGACGACCTGCGGCCCGGCGAGATCTACGTCGCGGCGGGGGCCAGCCCGGACTATGCCCTGTGGGGCGAGCTGATGGCGACCCGGGCCAAGCATCTGGGTGCCGCCGGGGCGCTCGTCGATGGTTACGCGCGCGACATTTCGGGTATCCTGGTCATCGATTTTCCAACCTTCGCTATCGGCGCCTACGCCCAGGACCAGGGGCCGCGCGGCAAGGTCGTCGATTTCCGCGTTCCGGTCGAGATTGGTGGGATTCGCATCGAACCCGGAACCCTGCTGTTCGGCGACAGTGAGGGTGTCGTCGCCGTTCCGGCGGCGGCCGAAGCGGAGGTCATCGCCCGGGCCATCGAGAAGGCGCGCGGCGAACGCCTCGTCAAGAAGGCGATCGAGGACGGCATGGGCGCCGTCGAGGCGTTCGCGAAATTCGGCATCATGTAA
- a CDS encoding CoA-transferase subunit beta — protein sequence MSYNKMEMMICAAARLLEDGRIAAMGTGAPCAAAMLAQKTHAPNLTLFFEAGGIAPLLPSMPISVGDSRTFHRAIMASSMAEMMSTGSRGLIDYAFLGGAQIDRYGNLNSTIVGNYEKPKVRFPGSGGANDFASFCWRTIIITVHEKSRFVETVDFITSPGYLTGPGAREAAGLPAGAGPYKIVTDLAVMGFDPDTKVMRIESLHPGVDVQTVRDNTGFELPVVADVAETPAPSAEELRRLRDEVDPRRLIIGR from the coding sequence ATGTCCTACAACAAGATGGAAATGATGATCTGCGCCGCCGCCCGGCTGCTCGAGGACGGCCGGATCGCGGCGATGGGAACCGGAGCGCCGTGCGCGGCGGCGATGCTGGCGCAGAAGACGCACGCGCCGAACTTGACCCTGTTCTTCGAGGCCGGCGGCATCGCGCCGCTGTTGCCCAGCATGCCGATCTCGGTGGGCGATTCGCGAACTTTCCACCGGGCGATCATGGCGAGCAGCATGGCCGAGATGATGAGCACCGGCAGTCGGGGCTTGATCGACTACGCCTTTCTCGGCGGCGCGCAGATCGACCGGTACGGGAACTTGAATTCGACCATCGTCGGCAACTACGAAAAGCCCAAGGTGCGGTTTCCCGGCAGCGGCGGGGCCAACGATTTCGCGTCGTTCTGCTGGCGGACGATCATCATCACGGTTCACGAGAAGTCGCGCTTCGTCGAGACCGTCGACTTCATCACCTCGCCTGGCTACCTGACGGGGCCGGGCGCGCGCGAGGCGGCGGGGCTGCCGGCGGGGGCGGGCCCCTACAAGATCGTTACCGATCTGGCGGTGATGGGCTTCGATCCCGACACCAAGGTGATGCGGATCGAGAGCCTGCATCCAGGCGTCGATGTCCAGACGGTTCGCGACAACACCGGGTTTGAGTTGCCGGTGGTGGCCGATGTCGCGGAAACACCGGCGCCGTCCGCGGAAGAATTGCGGCGGCTGCGCGACGAGGTGGATCCGCGTCGCCTGATCATCGGGCGCTAG